From Roseofilum capinflatum BLCC-M114:
GTTGAGAGAGTAAACCCAAGGCTGGAGGGTTGTTTGGCGGTTTAGGGGATGGCTCAAAAATCAGGTCAATAGCCAGAGTTTCCCCTGGAATTTCCCGACTAATTTCTACGAATCCCAGGGGTTCGAGCAGTTCTTTTAGGTACTGCTTGGCAAATTGATCGTGGGGTTGGCGCGTCACGACAAGAGAGGGTTTGAGTAGGATTGATACTCTATTTTATTACAGTTGGGGCGATCGCCACCGTATACCCTGTAATGAGATAGTTTATGTTCAGATGATCTTGCAAGGTTTGCGGCTTAATCTTGTTAAGCGATCGCAAATCCAGTATAGGGGCGAATGGAGGGTTCTTTATATCCCAAGACAATCCTATCTTGGGGAATTCCCGCCTCCATTAAATCGAGGGCAATACCGTATTCTGTACCATCGAGTTGAATCCAAATTTTACCATTGATAATCTGAATATCCATCAAACAGCCATGGATACGAGAACCATTCTTGTTCCAGCCATCGGACATGACAACATAATGGTCTTGAGTGGTGTCAAATACGGTTTTATTTTGAAGTTCTAAGATATCAGGATTAGCATATTGACGAGTGGTAAATTCCGACAACAGTGTTTTGATGACCGTCCGATATTGTTCTAGCTCATCCATGACACAATCACCTCCTGCTCTGAAAACAAGAGTACCGCTAAAATATCCCCTTCTTCTAAATCATCATAGTCAGTCAAGATTTCTTCATGAGTCATACCGGAACTGAGCAGCTCAAGCAAGAATTCCACAGGGTAACGCAATCCTCGGATGCAGGGTTTACCATGACAGAGGTGAGGATCGATGGAAATACGTT
This genomic window contains:
- a CDS encoding XisI protein, with the protein product MDELEQYRTVIKTLLSEFTTRQYANPDILELQNKTVFDTTQDHYVVMSDGWNKNGSRIHGCLMDIQIINGKIWIQLDGTEYGIALDLMEAGIPQDRIVLGYKEPSIRPYTGFAIA
- a CDS encoding DUF433 domain-containing protein, with the protein product MTESLLERISIDPHLCHGKPCIRGLRYPVEFLLELLSSGMTHEEILTDYDDLEEGDILAVLLFSEQEVIVSWMS